A region from the Lolium perenne isolate Kyuss_39 chromosome 4, Kyuss_2.0, whole genome shotgun sequence genome encodes:
- the LOC127295609 gene encoding histone-lysine N-methyltransferase EZ3 isoform X2, which yields MADDQSIAGRRRIYYDSAGNETLICSDSDEEIPQPEEEKHVFTQGEDQLIWKTTQENGLSQEDVNVIRQFIDASPLEIESRSEFLCEKNAKHPGFSDKMESQLPLDKTVDVVLDSFDNLFCRRCLVFDCRLHGCSQNLVFPSEKQPYVFEFDGNKTPCGDQCYLQRREGFYDIRKYDRDASAAHNMESRPASRNVVTDIVSESEDSNREEEIIKSNIFVGTSSSKTSFESAEKQITLPSGDTSETENISTDTLLRSLGKRKISKGPRSSGDFPYKKPRMFTSDIPSASHVLNKLSVSEIGDAKSDFREFGGNQLDVPSKKTSNKDSCEGSLTSTTEDAARNINKESSANNMFSSSREHTLSRWSALERDLYLKGVEIFGKNSCLIARNLLCGLKTCMEVASYLYNNGAAMLCKSISGGFTETEQDYMEQGVVARTRIVRRRGRTRKHKYPSKAAGHPAIRKRIGDGKQCDTQYTPCGCQQACSKNCPCVENGTCCEKYCGCTKSCKNRFRGCHCAKSQCRSRQCPCFAASRECDPDVCRNCWVSCGDGSLGEPPARGDGYQCGNMKLLLKQQQRILLGKSDVAGWGAFIKNPVHKNDYLGEYTGELISHKEADKRGKIYDRANSSFLFDLNDQFVLDAYRKGDKLKFANHSSNPNCFAKVMMVAGDHRVGIYAREHIEASAELFYDYRYGPDQAPAWARRPEGSKKDEASGSHRRAHKVA from the exons GAAAACAACACAAGAAAATGGGTTGAGTCAAGAGGATGTAAATGTTATTCGCCAGTTTATTGATGCCTCTCCTTTGGAAATAGAG AGTAGATCTGAATTTCTTTGTGAGAAAAATGCGAAGCACCCTGGATTTTCTGATAAAATGGAGAGCCAACTTCCTCTTGACAAGACTGTGGATGTGGTTTTGGATTCGTTTGATAATCTCTTCTGCCGCAGATGTTTG GTTTTTGATTGCCGTCTCCATGGTTGCTCTCAAAACTTAGTATTCCCA AGTGAGAAGCAACCCTATGTGTTTGAATTCGATGGAAACAAGACTCCATGTGGCGACCAATGCTACCTTCAA AGGAGAGAAGGATTTTATGATATACGCAAATATGATCGTGATGCTTCTGCAGCACATAATATGGAGTCAAGACCTGCCTCACGCAATGTTGTTACTGATATAGTGTCCGAATCAGAAGATTCAAACCGAGAGGAAGAAATCATAAAATCCAATATATTTGTTGGAACCAGCAGTTCAAAAACATCTTTTGAAAGTGCTGAAAAACAAATTACACTACCTTCTGGGGATACTTCTGAAACTGAAAATATATCCACGGATACGCTTCTAAGAAGTTTAGGGAAGCGCAAGATTTCAAAAGGACCCAGGTCCAGCGGCGATTTTCCTTATAAAAAACCAAGGATGTTTACGTCGGATATTCCTTCTGCAAGCCATGTACTGAATAAGCTTTCTGTTTCGGAGATTGGTGATGCAAAATCTGATTTCAGAGAATTTGGAGGCAATCAACTAGATGTCCCCAGTAAGAAAACTTCTAACAAAGATAGTTGTGAGGGAAGCCTGACTAGTACTACCGAGGATGCGGCAAGAAATATTAATAAAGAATCTTCAGCAAATAATATGTTCAGTTCCAGCAGGGAGCACACTCTTTCTCGATGGAGTGCCCTAGAAAGAGATTTATATTTGAAGGGTGTAGAGATATTTGGAAAAAATAG TTGTCTAATTGCCAGAAACTTGTTATGTGGCCTGAAAACATGCATGGAGGTGGCTAGTTACTTGTACAACAACGGTGCAGCAATGCTCTGTAAATCCATCTCGGGCGGCTTTACAGAGACTGAACAAGATTACATG GAGCAAGGCGTGGTTGCAAGAACAAGAATCGTTCGTCGGAGGGGCAGAACTCGAAAACATAAATATCCTTCAAAGGCTGCAGGGCATCCAGCTATTAGGAAAAGAATTGGTGATGGGAAGCAATGTGACACCCAGTATACACCCTGCGGGTGTCAGCAGGCGTGCAGCAAAAATTGCCCCTGTGTGGAAAACGGGACATGCTGTGAGAAATACTGTGG GTGTACAAAAAGCTGCAAAAACAGGTTTAGAGGCTGTCATTGTGCAAAAAGTCAATGCAGAAGCAGACAATGCCCATGTTTTGCTGCCAGTCGAGAATGTGATCCGGATGTTTGCAGAAACTGCTGGGTGAG CTGCGGAGATGGTTCGCTAGGTGAGCCACCAGCAAGAGGTGATGGTTATCAGTGCGGAAACATGAAACTCCTTTTAAAACAACAACAAAGG ATTTTGCTTGGAAAATCTGATGTTGCAGGATGGGGCGCATTCATTAAG AACCCTGTGCATAAGAATGACTATCTTGGAGAGTACACCGGTGAATTGATTTCTCACAAAGAAGCAGACAAACGCGGCAAAATTTATGACCGTGCAAACTCTTCATTTCTGTTTGATTTAAATGACCAG TTTGTATTGGATGCGTATCGCAAGGGGGACAAACTGAAGTTTGCAAATCACTCCTCCAACCCCAACTGTTTTGCAAAG GTGATGATGGTGGCTGGCGACCATCGGGTAGGTATCTATGCAAGGGAGCATATTGAAGCTAGTGCTGAACTCTTCTATGATTACCGGTATGGACCTGACCAAGCCCCAGCCTGGGCTAGGAGACCAGAAGGATCAAAAAAGGATGAAGCATCTGGCTCTCACCGCCGAGCACACAAAGTTGCTTGA